From Clarias gariepinus isolate MV-2021 ecotype Netherlands chromosome 2, CGAR_prim_01v2, whole genome shotgun sequence, one genomic window encodes:
- the LOC128514265 gene encoding trace amine-associated receptor 13c-like has product MVEAQNLSLLEVKDLTEYCYPESNVSCVKISHNVATKTVFYSIVVFAIVITIVGNAVVIISIAHFKQLHTPTNILVMSLALVDLLLGLTVMPFSMVRTLDGCWYFGEEFCYWHSIFDFVFTCASIFHLISIATDRYQAVCYPLQYPTRITLPVSGFMAALSWILATVYAFSTVGIKSTEANLEDYIASIDCFGSCLFLINAVCASISTCLFFILPVCIMIGLYVQIFLVSEKHAKKMEGTKKNRPDVTSNKILQIVKHEKKAAKTLGIVVGTFNLCWMPYFIISLVDPLSNFTTPAIIYDVFFWLGYTNSTFNPIIYGLFYPWFRKTLHLIVTLKIFAPNSSDINVYAA; this is encoded by the coding sequence ATGGTGGAAGCTCAAAATTTATCTTTGTTGGAAGTAAAAGATTTAACAGAGTACTGTTATCCTGAATCAAAtgtttcatgtgtaaaaatttcTCATAATGTGGCAACTAAAACTGTCTTTTATTCAATAGTGGTGTTTGCAATAGTCATTACAATTGTTGGGAATGCTGTGGTTATTATCTCTATAGCTCATTTCAAACAACTTCACACACCTACAAACATTTTGGTGATGTCTCTGGCTCTGGTAGATCTACTTTTGGGACTGACAGTCATGCCTTTCAGCATGGTCAGGACTTTGGATGGCTGCTGGTACTTTGGAGAAGAATTCTGCTATTGGCATTCTATTTTTGACTTTGTCTTCACTTGTGCATCAATCTTTCACCTGATATCTATTGCTACAGATCGATATCAAGCTGTGTGCTATCCCCTTCAGTACCCTACAAGAATTACGTTACCTGTTTCAGGTTTTATGGCAGCTCTGAGTTGGATTTTGGCTACAGTGTATGCCTTCAGTACTGTTGGTATAAAATCAACTGAAGCAAACTTAGAAGATTATATTGCATCCATAGATTGTTTTGGAAGTTGTCTGTTTTTGATTAATGCAGTATGCGCTTCTATAagtacatgtcttttttttattttgccggTCTGTATTATGATTGGTTTGTATGTGCAAATATTTTTGGTTTCAGAAAAGCATGCAAAGAAAATGGAGGGCACcaaaaaaaacagacctgaTGTGACCTCAaacaaaattttacaaattGTGAAACATGAGAAAAAAGCTGCAAAAACTCTTGGCATTGTTGTGGGTACATTTAATTTATGCTGGATGCCATATTTCATTATATCTTTAGTTGACCCTCTTTCAAACTTTACCACGCCAGCAATCATATATGATGTATTTTTCTGGTTGGGTTACACTAATTCAACATTTAACCCCATCATCTATGGCCTTTTCTACCCATGGTTCAGAAAAACACTTCATTTAATTGTTACACTAAAGATTTTTGCTCCTAACTCCTCAGACATAAATGTTTATGCAGCTTAA